Proteins from one Syngnathus scovelli strain Florida chromosome 9, RoL_Ssco_1.2, whole genome shotgun sequence genomic window:
- the LOC125975703 gene encoding uncharacterized protein isoform X1 produces MAARAHAAATLCPVSMVICSSNECSSDSLMCSSRRALSCYKYSRQVLLDIGRSGFCGVLDFEAATLKALGLLRPETSPTSPAIPPPVGSRRKRCARRQKRGKRGGVRARLAANPAHLAVPSILLANVRSLDNKMDYVRLLRSTNQTVRNCCVLVFTETWLTDNIPDSAVHLERLACYRADRAIVRGGKSRGGGICVYIREEWCRDSVVVCKHCSPLAEFVIIKCRPFYLPREFTAILLVAVYIPPTNIEGDRIAALGELYQAVSEQQTAHPDGFTIFAGDFNHANLKSVFPRLHQHVTFPTRGDSFLDLVYSAQKGAFKATPLPHLGLSDHLTVLLLPAYRQLVKASRPVRRRVRVWPEGASDALRDCFDTTDWDLFKQAATYNDRTDIEEYTDSVTSYITKCIDDVTCSKSVVTRANWKPWLTGAVLRLLRARDKAFRAGDEAGLRTARADLSRGIKEAKKAFSCKVSTHFKDSKDARSLWRGIQTITDYKPAPRSCEGDVRLLNDLNRFFARFDAQNSTCPLKNTPPPHTSSPCASLPTV; encoded by the coding sequence atggcggcgcgtgcacacgcagcggccactctctgtcccgtcagtatggtgatttgttcgtctaatgagtgttcgtccgacagtcttatgtgttcgtctcgtcgtgctttatcgtgctacaagtacagcaggcaggttctgctcgacatcggcagaagtgggttttgtggcgttctggactttgaagcggcgacattaaaggcgcttggactgctacgtcctgaaacgtcgccgacctcgcccgctattcctcccccggttgggagccgtcggaaacggtgtgcgaggaggcagaagaggggcaagcgcggaggcgtccgggccaggctggcggccaacccagcgcacctggcggtgccctccattcttctggcgaatgttcgatcgctggacaacaaaatggattacgttcgcctgctgaggtctacaaaccagacggtgcggaactgctgtgtgctcgtgttcaccgagacctggttgactgacaacattccggactctgccgtgcatctggagcggctagcgtgctatcgggcggaccgggccattgtacgagggggaaagtcgcgaggaggtggaatatgcgtctacatccgagaggaatggtgccgggactctgtggtggtatgtaagcactgctccccacttgcggagtttgtgatcatcaagtgccgtcctttttacctgccgagggaatttaccgcgattctgctagtcgcggtatacatcccgcctaccaacatcgaaggcgacaggatcgcggcgcttggtgaactgtaccaggctgtcagtgaacagcagacagcgcaccctgacggtttcaccatcttcgctggagacttcaatcatgccaacctgaagtctgttttcccgaggcttcaccagcatgttacttttccgacacgtggagacagcttcctggacctggtctactctgcgcaaaagggagctttcaaagccacccccctcccccatcttgggctttctgaccatctcaccgttttgcttttgcccgcatacagacaattggtgaaggcatccaggccggttcggaggcgggttcgggtgtggcctgagggtgcctccgatgcacttcgtgactgctttgacaccactgactgggacttgtttaagcaggcagccacctacaacgatcggacggacatagaggagtatactgactctgttacctcttacatcacgaagtgcatcgatgatgtgacttgctcgaaatccgtcgtcactcgagcgaactggaagccgtggctgacaggggctgtcctcagactgctgagggccagggacaaggctttcagagcgggggatgaggctggcttgaggacagcgagggccgacctgtcccgaggcatcaaagaagcgaagaaggcgttctcgtgcaaggtctccacccacttcaaggacagcaaagacgcacgtagcctttggcggggcattcagaccatcacggactacaagcccgcgccgaggagctgtgagggcgacgtccgtctgctgaacgatctgaaccgcttctttgctcgcttcgacgcccagaacagcacttgcccgctgaagaacactccccccccccacacgagcagcccctgcgcctctctgccgacggtgtga
- the LOC125975703 gene encoding probable RNA-directed DNA polymerase from transposon X-element isoform X2, which yields MKCFERLVMEHIKSVLPPTIDPLQFAYRAKRSSEDGICSALHSALTHLERKDSYVRLLFVDFSSAFNTIVSQRLICKLDELGLSTSLCNWILDFLCQRPQVVRVGDKISASITLSTGAPQGCVLSPLLFTLLTHDCTATYSDNRIVKFADDTTLVGLITKGDETRYRSEVDLLTTWCRDNNLLLNVDKTKEIVVDFRKGHTKHLLGWRG from the coding sequence atgaagtgctttgagcggcttgtcatggagcacatcaaatccgttctcccccccaccattgaccctttgcagttcgcgtaccgtgccaagcggtcctctgaggatggcatctgctctgccctccactcggccctcacccacctggagagaaaggactcatatgtgaggttgctgtttgtggacttcagctctgccttcaacaccattgtgtcgcagcgactcatctgcaaactcgacgagctgggcctcagtacctccctctgcaactggatactggacttcctctgtcagaggcctcaggtggtgcgtgttggcgacaaaatctccgccagcatcacgctgagcacgggggccccccagggctgcgtgctcagtccactgctcttcaccctgctgacgcatgactgcactgcgacctacagcgacaaccgcatagtgaagtttgctgacgacacgactctggtgggtctcatcacgaagggcgacgagactcggtacaggtcggaagttgaccttctgaccacgtggtgcagggacaacaacctcctgctgaacgtcgacaagaccaaggaaattgttgttgacttccggaagggtcacacaaaacacctgctggggtggagagggtga